The Ornithorhynchus anatinus isolate Pmale09 chromosome X2, mOrnAna1.pri.v4, whole genome shotgun sequence genome window below encodes:
- the EGR1 gene encoding early growth response protein 1: protein MAAAKAELQLLAPLALADPFGPFPHSSPALDNYPKLEEMMLLGSAGAPFAPDAAGPAGPGAAGAAGPAGGGGGGGGGFPPAGEAGEQHFEHLAADTFPDISLGAEKGLAEPGYPNQTTRLPPIAYTGRFSLEPAPNGANPLWPEPLFSLVSGLVSVTNPPAASASPASSASQSPPPSCAVQSTENGPVYSAAPTFPAAGADLFPEAPAFPPPPGGPGGLQYPPPPAYPGAKAGFQVPVIPDYLFPPGQGQGQGELGPAEQKPFAAPEGRGPQLSLTPLSTIKAFATQTGSQDPKPLGAAYPAQAAKPGRLRKYPNRPSKTPPHERPYACPVESCDRRFSRSDELTRHIRIHTGQKPFQCRICMRNFSRSDHLTTHIRTHTGEKPFACDICGRKFARSDERKRHTKIHLRQKDKKADKGPAVVAAPALPASSLPPLSYSSSSSSSSSSSSVGASYPSPAPTSYPSPGSSSSYPSPAHSGFPSPSIASTFSSIASAFPAPGVPGFAAPGVAGPFGGSTALSDMAAAFSPRTIEIC, encoded by the exons ATGGCGGCGGCCAAGGCGGAGCTGCAGCTGCTGGCGCCGCTGGCCCTGGCCGACCCGTTCGGCCCCTTCCCGCACTCCTCCCCCGCCCTGGACAACTACCCCAAGCTGGAGGAGATGATGCTGCTGGGCTCCGCCGGGGCTCCCTTCGCCCCCGACGCCGCCGGACCGGCCGGACCGGGAGCAGCGGGAGcagcggggccggcgggcggcggcggcggcggcggcggcggcttcccCCCCGCGGGCGAGGCCGGCGAGCAGCACTTCGAACACCTGGCCGCAG ACACTTTCCCCGACATCTCCCTGGGCGCCGAGAAGGGGCTGGCGGAGCCCGGCTACCCCAACCAGACGACCCGCCTGCCGCCCATCGCCTACACGGGCCGCTTCTCCCTGGAGCCGGCGCCCAACGGGGCCAACCCCCTGTGGCCGGAGCCCCTGTTCAGCCTGGTCAGCGGGCTGGTGAGCGTGACCAACCCGCCGGCCGCCTCGGCCTCGCCGGCCTCCTCCGCCTCGCAGAGCCCCCCGCCGAGCTGCGCCGTCCAGTCGACGGAGAACGGCCCCGTCTACTCGGCCGCCCCCACGTTCCCGGCGGCCGGCGCCGACCTCTTCCCCGAGGCCCcggccttccccccgcccccgggggggccCGGCGGCCTGCAgtacccgccgcccccggcctacCCCGGCGCCAAGGCCGGCTTCCAGGTGCCCGTGATCCCGGACTACCTGTTCccgccggggcaggggcaggggcagggggagctgggCCCGGCGGAGCAGAAGCCGTTCGCCGCCCCCGAGGGCCGGGGCCCGCAGCTGTCGCTCACGCCCCTGTCCACCATCAAGGCCTTCGCCACGCAGACGGGCTCGCAGGACCCCAAGCCCCTCGGGGCGGCCTACCCGGCCCAGGCGGCCAAGCCCGGCCGCCTGCGCAAGTACCCCAACAGGCCCAGCAAGACCCCGCCCCACGAGCGGCCCTACGCCTGCCCCGTGGAGTCCTGCGACCGGCGCTTCTCCCGCTCGGACGAGCTGACCCGGCACATCCGCATCCACACGGGCCAGAAGCCCTTCCAGTGCCGCATCTGCATGCGCAACTTCAGCCGCAGCGACCACTTGACCACCCACATCCGGAcgcacacgggcgagaagcccttCGCCTGCGACATCTGCGGCCGCAAATTCGCCCGCAGCGACGAGCGCAAGAGACACACAAAGATCCACCTGCGGCAGAAGGACAAGAAGGCGGACAAGGGCCCGGCGGTCGTCGccgccccggccctgcccgcctcctcgctcccgcccctctcctactcctcctcctcctcctcctcctcctcttcctcctccgtcgGCGCCTCGTAcccgtccccggcccccacctcctaCCCGTCCCCCGGCTCCTCGTCGTCCTACCCGTCCCCGGCCCACAGCGGCTTCCCCTCGCCCTCCATCGCCTCCACGTTCTCCTCCATCGCCTCCGCcttcccggccccgggggtccccggctTCGCCGCCCCGGGCGTGGCCGGCCCCTTCGGCGGCTCGACGGCCCTCTCGGACATGGCGGCCGCCTTCTCGCCCAGGACAATAGAGATCTGTTAG